In a genomic window of Bicyclus anynana chromosome 5, ilBicAnyn1.1, whole genome shotgun sequence:
- the LOC112052714 gene encoding protein RER1 yields MMDGNDILSSESSRRGVISQGWTRISQIYQGLLDKWTPHIKSRWAASILLLAIFVLRIFLKQGWYIVTYALGIYHLNLFIAFLTPKIDPAMDFDGEDDNGPALPTRATEEFRPFIRRLPEFKFWLSVTKSTIIGFICTFIDAFNIPVFWPILVMYFITLFCITMKRQIKHMIKYRYLPFTHNKPKYRTVDSSVSVN; encoded by the exons ATGATGGACGGAAACGATATTTTATCCTCCGAATCTAGCAGAAGAGGTGTTATATCTCAAGGATGGACTCGTATATCCCAA ATATACCAAGGACTCTTAGATAAATGGACACCACATATAAAGAGTCGATGGGCAGCCAGTATATTACTGTTAGCTATATTCGTCCtacgaatatttttaaaacaa GGCTGGTATATAGTCACATATGCACTAGGAATTTAccatttaaacttatttattgcaTTCCTCACACCAAAAATAGATCCTGCtatggactttgatg gAGAAGATGATAATGGTCCTGCACTACCTACAAGAGCCACGGAAGAATTTCGACCATTTATCAGGAGATTGCCAGAGTTCAAATTTTGGCTGTCAGTCACAAAGAGCACTATCATTGGCTTCATATGTACATTCATTGATGCATTTAATATTCCAGTATTCTGGCCTATTTTAGTGATGTATTTCATTACATTGTTCTGTATAACAATGAAGAGGCAGATTAAG catATGATTAAATACAGATACTTACCATTCACTCACAACAAGCCGAAGTATAGAACTGTGGACTCGTCTGTATCTGTAAACTGA